One genomic segment of Falco peregrinus isolate bFalPer1 chromosome 7, bFalPer1.pri, whole genome shotgun sequence includes these proteins:
- the TENT5A gene encoding terminal nucleotidyltransferase 5A, with the protein MADDEKAGGSPSGSYAGGCESAHCNVLSWEQVQRLDRILSETIPIHGRGNFPTLAMQPRQIVKVVRSRLEEKGIGLRDVRLNGSAASHVLHQDSGLGYKDLDLIFCADLKGEAEFQTVKDVVLDCLLDFLPEGVNKEKITPLTLKEAYVQKMVKVCNDSDRWSLISLSNNSGKNVELKFVDSLRRQFEFSVDSFQIKLDSLLLFYECSENPMTETFHPTIIGESVYGDFQEAFDHLCNKIIATRNPEEIRGGGLLKYCNLLVRGFRAASESEIKSLQRYMCSRFFIDFSDIGEQQRKLESYLQNHFVGLEDRKYDYLMTLHGVVNESTVCLMGHERRQTLNLITMLAIRVLAEQNIIPNVANVTCYYQPAPYVADANFSNYYIAQVQTVFPCQQHTYSTWLPCN; encoded by the exons ATGGCAGACGATGAGAAGGCCGGCGGTAGCCCCAGCGGGAGTTACGCGGGCGGCTGCGAGAGCGCGCACTGCAACGTGCTGAGCTGGGAGCAAGTGCAGCGGCTGGACCGCATCCTCAGCGAGACCATCCCCATCCACGGCCGCGGCAACTTCCCCACGCTGGCCATGCAGCCCCGCCAGATCGTCAAGGTGGTGCGGAGCCGGCTGGAGGAGAAGGGCATCGGCCTGCGGGACGTGCGGCTAAACGGCTCGGCCGCCAGCCACGTCCTCCACCAGGACAGCGGCCTGGGCTACAAGGACTTGGACCTCATCTTCTGCGCCGACCTCAAAGGGGAAGCCGAGTTTCAGACTGTGAAGGACGTGGTCTTGGACTGCCTCTTGGATTTCTTGCCCGAGGGGGTGAACAAGGAGAAGATCACGCCGCTCACCCTCAAG GAGGCTTATGTGCAGAAAATGGTAAAAGTATGCAATGATTCAGACCGATGGAGTCTCATCTCCCTGTCCAACAACAGTGGCAAAAATGTGGAGCTGAAATTTGTGGACTCTCTGAGGCGGCAGTTTGAATTCAGTGTCGATTCCTTTCAAATCAAGCTGGactccctgctgcttttttatgaGTGCTCAGAGAATCCGATGACTGAAACTTTTCACCCGACTATCATTGGTGAGAGCGTCTATGGGGATTTCCAGGAAGCCTTTGATCACCTCTGCAACAAGATAATTGCCACCAGAAACCCAGAAGAAATCAGAGGAGGTGGTCTTCTGAAGTACTGCAACCTTTTGGTAAGGGGCTTTAGGGCTGCCTCCGAATCCGAGATTAAGTCCCTGCAGAGATACATGTGTTCGAGGTTTTTCATTGACTTCTCAGACATtggagaacagcagagaaagctgGAGTCCTACTTGCAGAACCACTTTGTGGGATTAGAGGACCGCAAGTATGACTATCTCATGACCCTTCACGGTGTGGTGAATGAGAGCACAGTGTGCCTGATGGGGCATGAGAGGAGACAGACTCTGAATCTGATCACCATGCTGGCCATCCGGGTCCTAGCCGAGCAAAATATCATTCCCAATGTGGCCAATGTCACCTGCTATTACCAGCCAGCCCCATATGTAGCAGATGCCAACTTCAGCAATTACTATATTGCACAGGTTCAGACGGTGTTCCCTTGCCAGCAGCACACATACTCTACTTGGCTGCCCTGTAATTAA